In Phenylobacterium hankyongense, the sequence GCGCGAGCTGCCGCGGCACGCCACCGGCAAGCTCTACAAGCGGCTGATCCGCGACGCCTACTGGGGCAAGGAAGGCTCGCGCATCGTCTGAGCCGTGCTAGAGCGTCGAACAGCTGTTTTGAAACCTGAGGGAGCGACCGATGAATCCGGTGGAGATCAAGGACCTGCCCGGCCTGGTGGGCCAGGAAGTGGGCGTGTCGGACTGGGTCGAGATCACCCAGGAGCGGGTCAACCAGTTCGCCGAGGCGACCGGCGACCACCAGTGGATTCACGTCGACGTCGAGCGCGCCAACCGCGAGATCGGCGGCCCGATCGCCCACGGCTACCTGACGCTGTCGCTGATCCCGTTCATGGGCCAGGGCATGCTGCCGGTGAAGGGCGTAACCCGGGGCATCAACTACGGCTCCGACAAGGTCCGCTTCGTCAACATGGTGCGGGTCGGCAAGCGCGTGCGCATGCGCCAGAAGCTGATCGGCGC encodes:
- a CDS encoding MaoC family dehydratase; the encoded protein is MNPVEIKDLPGLVGQEVGVSDWVEITQERVNQFAEATGDHQWIHVDVERANREIGGPIAHGYLTLSLIPFMGQGMLPVKGVTRGINYGSDKVRFVNMVRVGKRVRMRQKLIGAEPKAGGMQLKNECTIEIEGEDKPACIAETISIVYGG